CGGCTCGTGGGACATGCTGGCCGCGGCTGTGGCTCGGCCCCGCAGCCTCCAGGGGTACGTACGGTCCCGCTGGGCGCTGCACCGCCGCCACGACGCTCACGGGTTGCCGCTGCTCGACCTGGGGAACATCCGTCAGCCGCTCAATCTGGTCTACACCTCGCGGGCGTTCCAGCCTGCCGTCGAGGACTTCGACGAGTCCTACCGGTTCGTCGGCCCGAGCATTGGCGCCCGCCCGGCCGATCCCTCGTTCCCTGCCGAACGGCTCCAGGACCCGGTGCTGTACGCCTCGCTGGGCACCGTGTTCAATGCCGACCCGCAACTGCTGCGCACCTTCGCGACCGCGCTGGCACCGCTCGGCGGCACTGTGATCGTCTCCACCGGGCAGACCGATCCCGACGCGCTGGGACCGTTGCCGGCCAACGTGCTCGCCCACCGCTTCGTGCCGCAGCCGGAGGTGCTGGCCCGCGCGGCGCTGTTCATCACCCATGGCGGGATGAACAGCGTCAACGAGGCCATGTACGCCGGGGTTCCGATGCTGGTGGTGCCGCAGGGCGCCGACCAGCCGATGGTGGCCCGTCGCGTCGTCGAACTCGGCGCAGGCCTGTCGATCCGTACCCAGGACGTCGCCAAGGCCTCCGTGCGTGTCCTCGCCCGGCGTCTGCTGCACGACCCCGGGTTCGGGGCAGCCGCGAGCACTCTGCAGGTGGCCCAGCACGAGGCGGGCGGGTATACACGGGCCGCCGACGAACTCGAACGGTACCTGCGAGCGACCGGCTCGGTCCGTGAGTCGGTTCCCGTCGACCCGTCAGGCGAGGCTGAGTGATGTCATCAGTCGTCGTCCTGCTGCTGTTCGCCGGGCTGTCGGAGGCCGCCGGGCGCATCCTGCCCCTGGCGTCGCGCCGGCCCGGCATGTCGCGGACCTTCGTGGCCGGGTTGCTGGTGGCCGCGGGCCTCGTCGAGGCTGCCGTGTTCACGCTGTGGCCATTGACCGCGTGGACCCTGGCCGAAGTGGTGCTGTCCTCGCCGGCGCCGGGCGGCGAGTTGCGGTGGACGCCGGGCCTGGTGGCCCCGCTGGTGCTCGCTGCCGTGCTTGCGTTCCCCTTGCTCGGGCCCCTGCTCCACCTGCTGCTCTTCGTGGGGGTCGGCGCCGGTCTGGCCGGCCCGCTCGCGGCGGCGACCGGGCTCGGCTGGTGGGGCGCCGCCGGCTGCGTGGCGGTCGCCGGGGCCGCTCTCGGGGTCGCTGTGGAAGCCGTACGGCGCCTGGTCGTGAGGATCAGTGCGACCCGGGGACCAGAGGTGATCGCATGAACGACTTCGTGCTCTGGGTCTGCGCACTGGGGCCGGTGCTGCTCGCCGAAGCCCTGCTGGCCCGCTACGAGGTGCTCGCCTACAGCGCCGGCTGGCGGGCGCCGATCACTGAACTCCCGGACGGCGTGCCCTACGCGCGAGGCGCGGCCCCCGACAGTCCCCCGGCCGCTTACCTGGTCTACCTCGACGGTATCGGGAAACGCCGTGTTCGTGACACGCGTGACGGCGGCCAGCTGGTCAAGGCCGTGCTCGCCGGAGCGCCGGAACTGCGGGTGCTGGGTCAGGTGCAGCCGTACTCGCCGCTGGCCGACCCGCTCGCCGACCGGCCGGTGTGGGCGTGGCTGCGCCGTCGCATCGGGCTGCTGCTGTTCCTGCACAACGTCATGCAGATCTTCGTCGCCGCCGACCACCGGTACCGGCCCCTGTACAACCGGGCCGTCGGCTCCCA
This genomic window from Streptomyces sp. DG2A-72 contains:
- a CDS encoding macrolide family glycosyltransferase, translating into MSTIAFLNIAMHGRVNPTLPIVAELVRRGHSVTYHTSPAFREEIEAAGATVCLYPGGDQPLPDPPTPLTLLEGLAGTAVRLLPAVLSDLRRVRPDLIVHDSACPWGAVAARELGVPAASSFTTFAFNRQVPSPTGGSWDMLAAAVARPRSLQGYVRSRWALHRRHDAHGLPLLDLGNIRQPLNLVYTSRAFQPAVEDFDESYRFVGPSIGARPADPSFPAERLQDPVLYASLGTVFNADPQLLRTFATALAPLGGTVIVSTGQTDPDALGPLPANVLAHRFVPQPEVLARAALFITHGGMNSVNEAMYAGVPMLVVPQGADQPMVARRVVELGAGLSIRTQDVAKASVRVLARRLLHDPGFGAAASTLQVAQHEAGGYTRAADELERYLRATGSVRESVPVDPSGEAE